A single genomic interval of Candidatus Ancaeobacter aquaticus harbors:
- a CDS encoding MoxR family ATPase: MNPDIQAINEKVKAKNEFVNRLYYEMGKVIVGQKYMIERLLIGLLADGHILLEGVPGLAKTMSVRVMSDCIDAKFRRIQFTPDLLPADLIGTLIYNPKDGNFTTKKGPLFTNILLADEINRAPAKVQSALLEAMQERQITIGEETFTLDAPFLVLATQNPIEQEGTYPLPEAQVDRFMLKLNVSYPNKKEEREILERMGEISKKISVNKVVTTQEILETRKVVNEVYIDEKIKDYIVDLVFASRDPKMYNLPIQQFIEYGASPRASIYLSVASKAYAFLQGRGYVIPQDVKNIGMDVLRHRVIVSYEAEAEDMTSENVVKKIFDEIPVP, translated from the coding sequence ATGAATCCTGATATTCAGGCAATTAACGAAAAGGTAAAAGCAAAAAATGAGTTTGTGAACAGGCTCTATTATGAGATGGGTAAAGTTATTGTCGGTCAAAAATATATGATTGAGCGACTTCTAATAGGTCTTTTAGCGGATGGGCATATTTTGCTTGAAGGTGTTCCGGGTCTTGCAAAAACGATGAGTGTGCGCGTTATGAGCGATTGTATAGATGCGAAATTTAGAAGGATACAGTTTACGCCGGATCTTCTTCCTGCAGATCTTATCGGTACACTTATATATAATCCAAAGGACGGTAATTTTACGACAAAAAAAGGTCCGTTGTTTACGAATATACTCTTAGCTGATGAAATTAACCGTGCGCCTGCTAAAGTGCAAAGCGCGCTATTAGAGGCGATGCAGGAGCGTCAGATAACAATCGGTGAAGAAACGTTTACGCTTGATGCACCGTTTTTGGTTTTGGCTACACAAAACCCAATTGAACAGGAAGGTACATATCCATTGCCTGAAGCACAAGTTGACCGGTTTATGCTAAAACTTAATGTTTCATATCCTAACAAAAAAGAAGAACGAGAAATACTTGAACGAATGGGTGAGATTAGTAAAAAAATCTCGGTAAACAAGGTCGTTACTACTCAAGAAATCTTGGAAACGCGAAAAGTTGTTAATGAAGTGTATATAGACGAAAAAATTAAAGACTATATTGTTGATCTGGTTTTTGCCTCACGTGATCCGAAGATGTATAACCTGCCAATACAGCAATTTATCGAATATGGTGCGTCACCGCGAGCATCTATTTACCTTAGTGTTGCGTCTAAAGCATATGCGTTCTTGCAGGGTCGCGGCTATGTGATTCCGCAAGACGTGAAGAATATAGGTATGGATGTTTTAC